The Deinococcus seoulensis DNA segment GAGCTCCCACTCGAGCGTTTCGTCTGTCAGAACCCCGCCTGTCCAGCCCAGCATCACGCGCAACACGGCACCATCAAGCTCCGCAGACGATACGGGCTAACGACAAGATCCAGGAATTTTACACCGCTAAGCGAAATTAACCCTCCAGGACGCGCCCTAGCGGTTGAGTTTGCGGAACGTCCCTGACAGCGGCACCTCTTCAGGCCGCCACAGGTAATCGCCGGTCAGGCCGATATGTTCCCAGCCCAGCGGTGAAACGTGGGCCAGAAGTTCGTCTGGGATGTCCATCCCCTCTTCTCTCAGCGCAGCCACTGCCTGTCCCAGATACACGGTGTTCCAGGTGGTGATGATCGCCACCAGCAGGTTGATACCGCTGGCCCGGTTGTGCTGGCGTTCCGGCGAACGGTCCCGGATTTCCCCGGCCCGGTGAACCGCCACCGCGCGGGTCAGGGCGTTGTGGGCCTCGCCCTTGTTCAACCCGGCCTGAACCCGGCGGCGCAGCGCCGGGTCTTGCAACCACGCCAGCGTGAACAGGGTGCGCTGCACCCGGCCCAGTTCGCGCAGAGCCAGTGCCAGACCGTTCTGGCGCGGATACGCCGCCAGCTTGGAGAGGATCAGCGAGGCCGTCACCGTCCCAGCCTTGATCGACACCGCCAGGCGCAGCAGCTCATCCCAGTGACTCCTGATCAGCCCCAGATTCAGGCGGCGGGCCATCACCGATTCCAGCAGCGGATGGTTGGACGGTGCATCTGGTGGGAACAGCCGGGTCTCGCCCAGATCGCGGATGCGCGGCGCGAAACGAAAGCCCAGCAGAAAGCAGATCCCAAAGATCTGCTCGGTGTACCCGGCAGTGTCGGTGTAATGCTCCTTGATCTCCAGGGCCGACTGGTGGTAGAGCAGGCCGTCCAGCACGTTCACCGCGTCCCGGATGTTGGCGGTGATGACCTTGGTGTGAAAGGGTGCGTACTGATCGGAAAGGTGGGTGTAGAACAGCACCCCGGGTTCCCGCCCGTACTTGGCGTTGAGGTGTCCATAGGCTTTGCCCCGGCCCCCGGTGGGAAAGCGCTGCCCGTCTGAGCTGGAGGTGCTGCCGTCGCCCCACAGGGCCGCCAGCGGCTGCTTGGACTGGAAGTTGACGACTTCGGCAAGTGCGCCTGCGTAGGTTTCGGGGCGCAGAAACCAGTCCGAGAGGTACATCAGCCGCCGGGGCGTGATGGCCGGATCACCCGACGCCTCAGCCATTTTGGTCTGGCCCAGGTTCAGCCCTTCGGCAAGGATGGCGGTCAGCAGATGATCGGGGCGCTCACTGGGCTGGCCGCTTCGCAGGTCAGTCAGGGCCGCCGTGAACGGCAGCCAGCCGTGGACTTCCAGCAGCAGATCGGTGATTCGCAATCTGGGCATGCGGTTGGACAGTTGCCGGACCAGGACGTCCGCGCCTTCTGGAACGGCGTTTGGCAATGCTTTGACCCTGAGCTTGCCGCCTTTCAGACTGACCTCGGCGAGCTGCTCAGTGTCCAGCAGCTCGCTCAACTGGGCCAGTTGAGCTTTTAATTGGGGTTCAGTGGCCTCCCAGAAGGCGTCGAACGTATCGGGCAGGCCAGGGGCCAGCTCGGCTTTCCTGGCTTTCCAGTCACCTTGTGGCAGCAAGAAGGCGTCCAGCGCCTTGTGCTTGCGGCTGCCCATGACCCACACATCTCCTGCGCGCAGGGCCAGGCGCAACTCGTCCATCACGCAGAATTCGTAATACTTGCGGTGAACCTCGCCGTTCTGGAAAACGAAGGGCGTCCAGCGTGGCCGCACGAAGCCCAGGGGCAGGCCAGCGGGAAGCGTTCGCTTCCCGCCCACGTACATCTCTTTTAAGAGCCGGAGCGCGTCCACCAGCGGCTGGGCGGATGGCGCAGCCGTGAAGTCAAACGCCTGAAGCAGCCGGGGCAGGTACGCCCGCAATCTCGGATAGCCCTTTAGCAAATGATGCAGCGGATCGAGTTGCCGGGCCTGTGCCACCTGTTCCGGGTCGCGCACCGTCGCCACTAGCGTGTCCCAGGGCAAGACCGCCTCGACGGCCTGGAAGGGATCGGAAGCGGTCTCACGCGCCAGCAGCAGCGCTTCGCAGACCTGCTGGTAGGTGGTCAGCCGCTCCAGCAGGGTGGGGCCGCGTTGCTGGAAGACCGCGAGGCTTTCCCGCTCGCTGCCACGCAGCAGGGTCAGCATCAGGCGGTCATGCATCTCCAGCACCGCGTCGGTCAGGGTTTCGGACAGGTCCAGCAATCGGGCCATCACGGTGGCCCGGCGGCGCACGGGTTCAAAGTCCAGCAGGTTGTGGGCGCTCAAGCGGCGGCCCTGCTCGGCCAGGTGGGTCAGACGGCTCTGGGGGAGGAATGAGCGAATGTTGCTGTCCACGGGAAAGGTCCGCACGAACGTTAACTTGTCCAGCAGCAGTGAGACGTTCCTGGGCTTGGGTGCGCCCACCTGTTGTTTCAACCAAGCGTAATGGGAAACGGTCTGACCTTCCTGCGGCCTGAGCAGGGCGTCGGCCCGCTCCCGGTGGTCCCCCAGGGCCAGATCAAGAAGCTGGAAAGTGTGCTGATCGGCCTGGACGCGCACGGCAGCCACCAGCCGTTCCAGCACCTGAATTCGGGGAATCAGAATTTTGCGCCGCCTCAGCTCGTCCATCAATGCGGTCATCAGTGGGAAGG contains these protein-coding regions:
- a CDS encoding Tn3 family transposase produces the protein MPPLLTPAQRQQFTRFPRLDERLLARHYLLDTTDLKAVLARRRDFNRLGYAVQLTVLKHLGRGLAAAEQPPEDVLIFLSQQLELDPACYPRYAARANTRHEHFAELCGQFGYTELSRTLNRELRGWLLPQAVITDQPFPLMTALMDELRRRKILIPRIQVLERLVAAVRVQADQHTFQLLDLALGDHRERADALLRPQEGQTVSHYAWLKQQVGAPKPRNVSLLLDKLTFVRTFPVDSNIRSFLPQSRLTHLAEQGRRLSAHNLLDFEPVRRRATVMARLLDLSETLTDAVLEMHDRLMLTLLRGSERESLAVFQQRGPTLLERLTTYQQVCEALLLARETASDPFQAVEAVLPWDTLVATVRDPEQVAQARQLDPLHHLLKGYPRLRAYLPRLLQAFDFTAAPSAQPLVDALRLLKEMYVGGKRTLPAGLPLGFVRPRWTPFVFQNGEVHRKYYEFCVMDELRLALRAGDVWVMGSRKHKALDAFLLPQGDWKARKAELAPGLPDTFDAFWEATEPQLKAQLAQLSELLDTEQLAEVSLKGGKLRVKALPNAVPEGADVLVRQLSNRMPRLRITDLLLEVHGWLPFTAALTDLRSGQPSERPDHLLTAILAEGLNLGQTKMAEASGDPAITPRRLMYLSDWFLRPETYAGALAEVVNFQSKQPLAALWGDGSTSSSDGQRFPTGGRGKAYGHLNAKYGREPGVLFYTHLSDQYAPFHTKVITANIRDAVNVLDGLLYHQSALEIKEHYTDTAGYTEQIFGICFLLGFRFAPRIRDLGETRLFPPDAPSNHPLLESVMARRLNLGLIRSHWDELLRLAVSIKAGTVTASLILSKLAAYPRQNGLALALRELGRVQRTLFTLAWLQDPALRRRVQAGLNKGEAHNALTRAVAVHRAGEIRDRSPERQHNRASGINLLVAIITTWNTVYLGQAVAALREEGMDIPDELLAHVSPLGWEHIGLTGDYLWRPEEVPLSGTFRKLNR